The Hordeum vulgare subsp. vulgare chromosome 7H, MorexV3_pseudomolecules_assembly, whole genome shotgun sequence DNA window CGCAACTACACGTTTTCGAGGCAAGGCTTAACTACAAATTTTCCAAACAGGTCGCAACTAATTTTTGTAAATGGGGTCACAATTGCAAGTTTTTATTAAGGATCGCAACTGCATGTGTCCGCTTGTCACCACTATACGTTTTCAAGCGGGGGCACACCCGCAAATTTTTCAAACGGGGTCGAAACTATTTTTTTTAATTAGGTCGCAATTTCAAGTTTATAATAACGGTCCATGTGTTTGCTAGTCGTAACTTCATATTTCCAAGGGggtcaaaactgcaagtttttcaAATGAGCCGCATCTACAAGTTTGAAATTGGGTCCCAACTTCATGTTTTCGAGGGGAGGTTGCAACTGCACTTCTTTAAGGGGGTCGCAACTGTAAGTTTTAAAAATGGGATTGCAACTGAAAGTTTTTATAACGGGATCGGAGTTGCTTGTTTTTTCAAGGTGGGTCGCAATTGTAAGTTTTTATAATGGGGTCACAACTGCaatttttcaaaaagaagtttaAAAGGGGGTCGCAACGACAAGTTTTTCAAGCGGGGACACAACTACCAATTTCAAATGGGGCCGCAACTACAAGTTTACAAGGGGAGGTCGCAACTACACGTTTTCAAGAAGAGCCCGCAAGTAGACGTTTTTAAGGGGGCTCGCAACTGCAAGATTTTCCAATGGGGACGCAAATACCAGTTTCAAATGGGGTCGCAATAACAAGTTTTTAAGGGGTGGTCCAACTGCACGTTTTTCAAGGAAAAGCCACAACTGCACTTTTTCAATGGGTCATAATTGTAAGTTTTTTAAATGGGACGCAACTACCAGTTTTCAATGAGGTTGCGACTACAAGTTCTTAAAGAAACGTCGCGATTGCACGTTTTCAAAGGGAGGCCACAACTACATATTTTCAAGTCTGGTTCGCAACTTCACGTTTTCAAAGGGAAGCTGTAACTGAACGTTTCCAAGTCGGGGTCGCAACTGTACATTTTTAGTTAGGTTGTCGTTCAGCTATatgtccatctctagacttgcatTTGCAAGCGTTGTAACCCGACTGCAATTACATGTCCTCCCAACACGATTGCAACTCGTGGCGAGAGGGGGGATTGTCGGTCGGTTGCATATCTATTATTATAGAAAAATCATTGAACAAACACACTGAATGGGTTTTGTAAAAAAATATTCATTGCACAGAGTATGCGGCacaatagtgttacacatgtagtATTTCTTTTCCCCTTTCTCTTATAATATGTAATGTGTGTTTTCTGATTATGTAAGTATGGTATTTTTAACGTCTCATCTTAATAAATGCAATAATTCAAACGAAATCAATCTTTATTAATGTGGTGTTTAGGAGTTAATTGCAATTTTTTTGAGTTTCTTCCCTTTTAAAGACACGCAAATGCAAATATATAATAATATATCCATCCATCTTTTCTTTGAAGGAAGATTCAGCTGCTTGTGGCTGGGCCGTGCATGCCTGATGTCACACAAACccagaagaaaagaataaaaaatagAAAGGAAAGGAAGCTATAGCACTAGGCCACAaccgaaaaccaaaagaaaaaaaataccaggCCGCTACGGGGGAAACGGTGTTAATAGGTGGTTTGATGTCAGGTGACTGAAACCTTACTATTTCTCACCCACCTGAGTTCTAGGTGCACCTAATTTTTTAAAGGTAATATCATCAGAAGTCATAAACTTATGTCACATGTTCAATTTGatatttttagaaaaggaggattgcCTCTGAGGCCGTATCCATGTGTATGACCATACTTATTAATGATGGTGTCTTTAGGCGCGATGTATTTTTACACAAAACCCCCACATTTGGGAAAAAGTTAACCATCATGACACATTTATTTGCACAAAAGGccctaattttttttctttaCGAGAAAACCCTACCATCGTATTGTACATATATGCAAAAACTAACACTCAAAAAAGGGTCCGCCAGGAGGGACCTCCTATATGCCGCTCTCTGCGGCAAGGAGACACCGTTTCGCACAGGCTGGTTtacgactgggccggcccataaaAACAACGATCGATATTTGACGTATACTGTAGCTCTAAAAGGATTCAAACGCACGATCTAATGCTTATCATGAAGTGTTACTACCACATGAGCTAGGATTTATATCTGTTCAAAACGGAATGCATATCCGAGTTAGTTTAGGAAATTCCAAAGCATTTTTTTTCCAACAGATGGAATGCTCAGTGGAACACAAATAATTTTTTCGAAttgtgaacattttctgaaactATACCATTTCTGAAAttaggaacattttttcaaattcccgaACATTTTTCAAACTTCTGAACTTTTTTCTTTAAAAATACCAACTATTTTGATTAAAATTCCAGAACAATTTTCTAAATtgcagaacattttttaaaattccggaAGATTTTCTAAAATTCAGaagcatttttataaatccagaaccgtttttccaaattccagaacatttttttaaactccgaaacaaatttgaaaaataaacaaaaaaagaaaagataaaaaaagaaaaatcagttcagggaatcttctagaaGTTCCCAAAATCAGAAAGAAACCAAACATTTTGGtaaaaattccagaacatttgttTTAAAATTTGGAACATTGTTTCAACTTCAGGAACATTtcttcaaattccggaacattttattAAATTGCGGAACAGTTttctatattcccaaaaaaaatcaaattctagaacatttttcaaatcccggaacatttttaaaaatttcagaacattttttcaaattctggaatatgttttaaaaatccagaaattttctgaaacagaaacaggaaaaataaagaaACAAAATGGACAcattgtttttttttgaaaaaccggTTCAAGGAATCTTTTAAAATGTTTCCAAAACCGGAAGAAAACTGACTGAAAACTTCCCAAAACCGGCATCAGTGAAAGTGCTAAAGGGCTGGCCCGAACCCCGTCTGTGGCTCGCAGCTCCCGTTCGTTTGCCCACCTATTTGACGCAAAGAGCGTCAAATAGGGTTTTCCCTTGCAAGACTCAAACCCACCATTAAACTAATTTAACCCAAACGGATGGGTTTATCTTtagctaataataaagaggctattgtttCTGTCGGAAAACCCGTCGCACCAGTTTTACATAAAAACCCTCCAGTTTTCTaggaatcaacccgcagtccaaaTCGAACCGGTATGGAGGGGAAGAAAATAGCCATGATTTGCCTCGACCAAGCGGCACTCCGCCCCGCTCACCACCTGCCGCGCCTCACGAGCCGTCAGTTGCCTCTTGCCTCACCGtccagccccgccccgccccgcccaccTCTTGCCATGCCCCGCGCGCCGCCGACCGCCTCCTGCCCGCCCTGTTCAGCGGCCTTGCGGTGGCCCGGTCGGCAAGTACCTGCCGGATCTCACCGGATTCGGTTGAAAATGGTGCTCAGGGGATGGATCTGGAAGGAAGGAGGCCGAAGCTTGGAGCACGACGAGAGGAAGGCGACCTGCTTCCTCTGCATCAAGGCTCTCTCCTCCCGAGCGAGCATGGCCGGTGGTGCTTCCTCTGCATCGAGGCTCTCTCCTCCCGCGCGAGCATGGCCGGTGATGGCCAGATGGAGATGTATTTCCAAATTTGTGGCCTCGCAGATGATGTGTCCCGTCTTCTGGTAAACCTCGAGCTCCAGTTTATGCCCGGTTCCTCTGCATCCTTCCTGCTTGGTAATTTTTGTGGTTGAGTTATACGCCTGTGCTGATTTTTTCCGCAGATTGAGATGAACAAGGCATGGAAGATCAGGCCGGCCGTGGACCGTGCTTCCTCTGCATCGAGGCTCTCTCCTCCCGCGCGAGCATGGCCGGTGACGGCCAGATGGAGATGTATTTCCAAATTTGTGGCCTCGCAAATGATGTGTCCCGTCTTCTGGTAAACCTCGAGCTCCAGTTTATGCCCAGTTCCTCTGCATCCTTCCTGCTTGGTAAATTTTGTGGTTGAGTTATACGCCTGTGCTGATTTTTTCCGTAGATTGAGATGAACAAGGCATGGAAGATCAGGCCGGCCGTGGACCACACACTGCTCCCCAAGGGCAAGGCTCAAGCCAAGTGAGTGCTCTCTCCGTCTCCATGCCCTTCCACAAGTTTCTGAATGTGTTTGCTTGGCTTGGGTGGTGATAGTGTGGAGCCGGCGTACATTTCTCTCTGGAGATGGggttttcttgtgtgtttagaccGCCTGGTGTTAGCTTATGTATTAGAAGCTTTTGCACGTGGTTGTATGTATGGACAACTTAATTTTGTCTGTTTATGAAATTTCTTAGAAGCTCGATAGCAATGCCAGTCTCTGTCTGCCTGCTTGCTTGCTACCAATTGGTGTGTTCTGTATTCTATTGTATTCAGTTTACGATGATATGTGCTTATTTCAGATGTTTCTACAAGTTTCTGAATGTGTTTGTGTGGTGATGATGGGGAGTTGGTGTCCATTTTTCTGTGGAAATGGAATTTTCTTTCTGTGTTTATATGGCGTGTGGTGTTAGTCTGATGGTTTAGATTAGAGGGTGTTGCAAGGTGCCAAAGTGGCCTTATGAACAACTTAACTTTGTGTGTTTGCGAAATTTCTTAAGATGCCTACTAACACTGTCACTCTGTCAGCTTGCTTGGTAACTTTCTTTCTCTGTTCATATACCGTGTGGTGTTAGTCTGATGGTTTAGATTGGAAGCTGTTGCAAGGTGACAAAGTGGTCGTATGAACAACTTAACTTTGTGTGTTTATGAAATTTCTTAAGATGCCTAATGACACTGTCAGGCTGTCAGCTTGCTTGGTCACTATTGGTGTGTGTTGTATTGTGCACTGCTGATTTTGCAATGAGCAACAACACTACTTTTTAAGATGTTTTCTACAATTTTATTGATGATGCCATATCATTGATTGTGTGCAATGTAACTGGGATGCACTGCCCTAGCCATGGGTCCATGCTGTGAAATGTAACTGGGACGCACAATCCTAGCCGTGGGTCCTTGCTGTGTGATCCTGCTGTAACTTGACTCTGTTCTTGGGTTTCTGGAGCAGCAACTATTCATATAGATCTTCATATGATTTTGTGTCTTCTGTATTGTTATTCTCAATGCTTGATTAAATACATGGGTTGCAACTTTGGCTAAGGGGGGTGGCCTCCCTCCCCTCGCGCGAGCACGGCGAGCGGCGGCTAGATGGAGGTGGCCTCAAGGCTGCTGAACAGGGTGGGGCAGGAAGCGGTCGGCGGCGCGCATGGCGTGGCAAGAGGtgtgcggggcggggcggggctggtGAGGCAAGATGCGGCCGACGGCTCGTGGGGCGCGGCAGGTGGTGGGCCGGGCGGAGCGTCGCTAGGTCGAGGCAGACCATGGCTATTTTCTTCCCCTCCATACCGGTTCGAATTGGATTGCGGCTTGATTCCCAGAAAACAAGAGGGTTTTTATGCAAAACTGTCACGTATGATGTTTTGTTTCTCccgatgcaacgcacgggcaattTTCCtatctaataataaagcgcggaccACTTCTGCCGTCTGTCGTGGCTTTTTTATAGAAAAGTCCCTCCGTTTTTgagtattcaacccgcagtccctgaTTAAGTGAAAAAATAGATTTGCAAGAAAGCCCCTCGCCCCCGGATCGGATCCGCCCCACCGTCGCCAGGGCCGCCCCACGCctccccggcctcctcctcccccctgcccctcctctccaccgaGCGGCTCCTCCTAGCACCCGGCCATA harbors:
- the LOC123409442 gene encoding uncharacterized protein LOC123409442: MGGGGIGGMGGIGGSGGTIGGMGAMGGFGDTMESMGAMGGFGAPPRGMGGINPQSKSNRYGGEENSHDLPRPSGTPPRSPPAAPHEPSVASCLTVQPRPAPPTSCHAPRAADRLLPALFSGLAVARSASTCRISPDSVENGAQGMDLEGRRPKLGARREEGDLLPLHQGSLLPSEHGRWCFLCIEALSSRASMAGDGQMEMYFQICGLADDVSRLLIEMNKAWKIRPAVDHTLLPKGKAQANHRYYIQGPSLQWVHQHTMHQTFFVAGNMMGRKLNLTAHSFVS